From Marivirga harenae, one genomic window encodes:
- a CDS encoding NAD-dependent succinate-semialdehyde dehydrogenase, whose translation MAIESRNPFNNELLKTFEEETDYEILKKIELAQVAYLDWKSTNFTHRKELMLKTAVLLRDRKEQYAHLMTQEMGKAKREAIAEIEKCALACEYYAEKADEFLSNKKLEVPEGEAYIAHDPIGIVLAVMPWNFPFWQVFRFIAPNLMAGNIGLLKHASNVPQCALAIEEVLIDAGFPKGCFQTLLVSSSKVNMILDDDRVKAATLTGSEVAGSKVAERAGSKLKKTVLELGGSDPFIVLEDAEVKGAAISGAKARMINNGQSCIAAKRFILEKSIADEFLAYFKTEFENIKIGNPADENFDYGSMAREDLAIELEEQVEKSISQGAKVIIGGKRNKAFYEPTILSNVTAGMPAYEEELFGPVAVVLIAEDEHHAIELANDSRFGLGGSLWSKDIEKAKRLARQIESGAVYINKLMASHPAVPFGGVKMSGYGRELSELGIKEFVNQKTVWVA comes from the coding sequence ATGGCAATTGAAAGTAGAAACCCATTCAATAATGAGCTATTAAAAACCTTTGAGGAAGAAACTGACTATGAAATTTTGAAGAAAATTGAGCTAGCACAAGTAGCTTATCTAGACTGGAAATCTACCAACTTTACCCACCGCAAAGAATTAATGCTGAAAACAGCAGTTCTACTTCGTGATAGAAAGGAGCAATATGCTCATCTAATGACTCAGGAAATGGGAAAAGCCAAAAGAGAGGCTATAGCTGAAATTGAAAAATGTGCTCTAGCTTGTGAATACTACGCTGAAAAAGCAGATGAATTCTTATCCAATAAAAAATTGGAAGTCCCAGAAGGAGAAGCTTACATTGCCCATGATCCAATTGGCATTGTATTGGCAGTTATGCCCTGGAATTTTCCTTTTTGGCAAGTTTTCCGATTTATTGCGCCCAACTTAATGGCAGGAAATATAGGCTTATTGAAACACGCTTCAAATGTACCACAATGTGCTCTAGCCATAGAAGAGGTCTTAATTGATGCCGGTTTTCCAAAAGGGTGCTTTCAAACCTTATTAGTTTCATCTTCTAAGGTCAATATGATATTGGACGATGATAGAGTAAAGGCCGCTACTTTAACAGGTAGTGAAGTGGCTGGAAGTAAAGTTGCAGAACGGGCCGGTAGCAAGCTGAAAAAAACTGTCTTGGAATTGGGTGGAAGTGATCCATTTATTGTGCTAGAGGATGCTGAAGTCAAAGGGGCAGCCATTTCAGGAGCAAAAGCCAGGATGATCAATAATGGGCAAAGTTGCATTGCTGCGAAGAGGTTTATACTGGAAAAATCAATTGCAGATGAATTTTTGGCCTATTTCAAAACAGAGTTTGAAAATATTAAAATTGGAAATCCAGCAGATGAAAATTTTGATTACGGCTCAATGGCTAGGGAAGACTTAGCTATAGAGTTAGAAGAACAAGTAGAAAAATCAATTAGTCAAGGAGCTAAAGTAATAATAGGAGGAAAAAGAAATAAAGCTTTTTACGAACCTACTATCTTATCCAATGTAACAGCAGGAATGCCTGCCTATGAAGAAGAATTGTTTGGGCCTGTGGCAGTGGTATTAATTGCAGAAGATGAACATCATGCTATTGAATTGGCAAATGATTCAAGGTTTGGTCTGGGCGGATCATTATGGAGCAAGGATATAGAGAAAGCAAAGCGTCTGGCTCGTCAAATTGAAAGTGGGGCTGTGTATATCAATAAATTAATGGCTTCTCATCCAGCAGTGCCTTTTGGTGGTGTAAAAATGAGTGGGTATGGTCGAGAATTATCTGAACTGGGAATTAAGGAATTTGTGAATCAGAAAACGGTTTGGGTGGCTTGA
- a CDS encoding vWA domain-containing protein: MESNDWLSLDWFLPERLKAFEYEFPMAFYAMIALPIIYLFVEWLKERLSPKVPVAFRGEGIGFQFSSILRFIPIVLLLFSALLMLVALARPQQTNERVEQWTEGIDIMLVLDISESMKIQDFTPNRLEAAKQVANDFIDGRFQDRIGLTIFSGEAYSLSPLTTDYKMLKNQISDIDFKMMEASGTAIGSALAVGTNRMRESDSKSKVLILLSDGDNNAGNIDPETAAKLANAYDIKIYTIAIGKEGKVPYGKDFFGRTRYIENSMDVTGLKQIAEIGEGKFYRATDNQALEQVFSIIDEYEKAEIKETRYKDTKDYYDVYLKWAIVFFLLWMLTKSTYISNVLVD, from the coding sequence ATGGAAAGTAATGATTGGTTAAGTTTAGATTGGTTTCTACCCGAAAGGCTTAAAGCATTTGAATATGAATTTCCGATGGCTTTTTATGCTATGATTGCCCTCCCAATTATTTATTTGTTCGTGGAATGGTTGAAAGAAAGATTAAGCCCAAAAGTACCAGTGGCATTCCGCGGGGAAGGTATTGGCTTTCAATTTTCCTCTATCTTACGATTCATCCCTATTGTTCTACTTTTGTTTTCAGCTTTGCTGATGTTAGTAGCATTGGCTCGACCTCAACAAACTAATGAGAGAGTAGAACAGTGGACTGAAGGAATTGATATTATGCTGGTATTGGATATCTCAGAATCCATGAAAATTCAGGATTTCACTCCTAATCGCCTTGAAGCCGCCAAGCAAGTAGCTAATGATTTTATTGATGGGAGATTTCAAGATAGAATTGGGTTGACCATTTTTAGTGGTGAAGCTTATTCTTTATCGCCTTTAACTACTGACTACAAAATGCTTAAGAATCAGATTTCTGATATTGATTTTAAGATGATGGAAGCATCCGGTACTGCAATTGGTAGTGCCTTAGCGGTAGGGACAAATAGGATGCGAGAATCAGACTCAAAATCAAAAGTTTTGATTTTGCTGAGTGATGGAGATAATAACGCTGGTAATATTGACCCAGAAACTGCTGCGAAATTAGCAAATGCTTATGATATTAAAATCTACACGATTGCCATAGGTAAAGAAGGAAAAGTGCCTTATGGAAAAGATTTTTTTGGGAGGACCAGATATATTGAAAATTCCATGGACGTAACGGGCTTAAAGCAGATTGCTGAAATAGGTGAGGGTAAATTCTACAGAGCTACAGATAATCAGGCACTTGAGCAAGTTTTCAGTATTATTGATGAATATGAAAAGGCAGAAATCAAAGAAACTAGATATAAAGACACCAAGGATTATTACGATGTCTATTTAAAATGGGCAATTGTTTTTTTCTTATTATGGATGCTGACTAAATCGACCTACATTTCTAATGTGTTGGTGGACTAA
- a CDS encoding EI24 domain-containing protein, giving the protein MSRFFKEFSQSTLSYYQAFQFVRKHKLKGFILGAAFFNLFAFLFVGVVAWIYTGTLIDFIYSFFSFPEDWEEWGNLIQILTAIFIRIVLISLYINLFKYVILIIFAPVLAVLSERTQNILNQQKKSINLIRLISEIGRGMLMGSILIGLNVLLYLFLIFLSLVFPFLSPALAVVVFLLESFFFGASMLDYRNEYYQLSIKTSLQKIFKHKGLVLGNGLALNLFILIPFIGVLFAPSFALIASGIHANKVIS; this is encoded by the coding sequence ATGAGCAGATTCTTTAAAGAATTTAGTCAGTCTACCCTTTCATATTATCAAGCCTTTCAATTTGTGCGAAAACACAAGCTGAAAGGCTTTATTTTGGGTGCTGCTTTTTTCAACTTATTTGCATTTTTGTTTGTTGGGGTTGTCGCATGGATTTACACAGGCACCCTCATTGATTTTATCTATAGCTTTTTCAGCTTCCCTGAAGATTGGGAAGAATGGGGGAATTTAATTCAGATACTAACTGCAATATTTATCAGAATAGTCCTTATTTCTCTGTATATCAATCTTTTCAAATACGTTATCTTAATCATTTTCGCTCCTGTCCTTGCTGTTCTTTCCGAAAGGACTCAAAACATATTAAACCAACAAAAGAAATCCATTAATCTTATACGATTGATCTCTGAAATAGGAAGAGGTATGCTAATGGGATCTATTTTGATCGGTCTCAATGTTCTACTTTACTTATTTCTAATATTCCTAAGTTTAGTATTCCCTTTCCTCTCTCCTGCTTTGGCAGTTGTAGTGTTTTTACTCGAAAGCTTTTTCTTTGGTGCGTCCATGCTAGATTATAGAAATGAATATTACCAACTAAGCATTAAAACAAGCTTACAGAAAATTTTCAAGCATAAAGGGCTTGTTTTGGGTAACGGTTTAGCTTTAAATCTGTTTATACTAATACCCTTTATTGGTGTATTATTTGCGCCCTCTTTTGCTTTAATAGCATCAGGAATTCATGCCAATAAAGTTATTAGTTAA
- a CDS encoding rhodanese-like domain-containing protein has protein sequence MKSLIIFIASAALLIACTQGNAQDNLTVKELNAIEFDKDDNKVVLDVRTPQEYAEGRITGSENLDVLKTDFFTTSIAKMDKEKTYYVICRSGARSQKAVAQMKEAGFKDVYNISGGMQAWESADFETEK, from the coding sequence ATGAAAAGCTTAATTATATTTATTGCGTCAGCAGCTCTTTTAATAGCTTGCACACAAGGAAATGCGCAGGATAATCTTACCGTAAAAGAATTGAATGCCATTGAGTTCGATAAAGACGATAATAAAGTTGTGTTGGATGTTAGAACTCCACAAGAATATGCAGAAGGCAGAATTACTGGAAGTGAAAATTTGGATGTTTTAAAAACAGATTTCTTTACCACTTCAATAGCGAAAATGGATAAGGAAAAAACTTACTATGTAATCTGCAGGTCAGGAGCAAGAAGTCAAAAAGCAGTGGCTCAAATGAAAGAAGCTGGGTTTAAAGATGTTTACAACATTTCTGGAGGAATGCAGGCCTGGGAGTCTGCAGACTTTGAGACAGAAAAATGA